The following coding sequences lie in one Schistosoma mansoni strain Puerto Rico chromosome 3, complete genome genomic window:
- a CDS encoding putative nucleosome assembly protein encodes MNNSKGSSKEGGEFSDSGEFHESKCENPKLSALHEYHHLPGPVKRRVRALKKLQYETLKIDSEFYKELFTLEVKYNVQHQQIFSKRRDIVLGGIEPTDEDCDWPTDDDDISLDNLSERLKSTANVTKDTSEKDCQSDIKGVPEFWLKTLENISLFDEMVQDHDRDILKHLIDIKCVLNTGEESGFTLEFYFSTNNYFTNSVLTKRYYFNYDIPNDDPFGYEGPEIVRTKGCVINWHPGKNVTVKLVKKVQKRKSGGAKRTITKSVREDSFFNFFEPPAETLSDDLDKDTEMLLESDFKLGQFLRESVIPRAVLYFTGEAVDSEFDDDDDDEDDDLDDEDSSEDDDDEKEEENEKENSHSCRGRHHHAPNRPKHNQKTGEKQECPQQ; translated from the exons ATGAATAACAGTAAAGG AAGTTCAAAGGAAG GTGGTGAATTTTCAGACTCCGGGGAATTTCACGAATCAAAGTGTGAAAATCCTAAACTAAGTGCTTTGCATGAATACCATCA TCTGCCTGGTCCGGTTAAACGACGAGTTCGGGCTCTTAAAAAATTGCAGTATGAGACCCTGAAGATCGACTCCGAGTTCTATAAAGAGCTTTTTACACTGGAAGTTAAGTATAATGTACAGCACCAGCAAATATTCTCAAAA AGGCGAGATATCGTTTTGGGTGGTATAGAACCCACGGATGAGGACTGCGATTGGCCTACCGACGATGACGACATATCTCTAGACAATTTATCAGAAAGGTTGAAAAGCACAGCCAATGTCACTAAAGACACCAGTGAAAAAG ATTGCCAGAGTGACATTAAAGGTGTCCCAGAGTTCTGGCTCAAAACTCTAGAGAACATTTCACTATTTGATGAAATGGTGCAAGATCATGATCGTGATATTTTGAAACATTTAATAGATATTAAATGTGTCCTCAATACTGGGGAGGAGTCA GGCTTCACACTGGAATTTTACTTTTCAACAAATAATTACTTCACTAACAGTGTGTTAACTAAAAGATATTATTTCAACTACGACATACCTAATGACGATCCTTTTGGATATGAAGGACCTGAAATTGTCCGCACCAAAGG TTGTGTTATTAACTGGCATCCGGGAAAAAATGTTACTGTGAAACTGGTTAAAAAGGTTCAGAAACGAAAAAGTGGGGGTGCTAAACGAACTATTACAAAAAGTGTTCGGGAAGACTCCTTTTTCAATTTCTTCGAGCCTCCTGCAGAAA CTCTTTCCGATGACCTG GATAAGGATACTGAGATGCTCTTGGAGTCCGACTTCAAGCTTGGTCAGTTTTTAAGAGAAAGCGTTATCCCGAGAGCTGTACTTTACTTCACTGGTGAGGCAGTAGATTCCGAA tttgatgatgatgacgacgacgaAGATGACGATCTAGATGATGAAGATTCAAGTGAGGATGATGACGACGAGAAAGAGGAAGAA AATGAAAAGGAGAATTCTCAC TCATGCCGTGGACGGCATCATCATGCCCCCAACCGACCAAAACACAATCAAAAAACAGGAGAAAAACAAGAATGCCCACAACAATAG